A single Gloeocapsa sp. DLM2.Bin57 DNA region contains:
- a CDS encoding EAL domain-containing protein has product MNPIDLLNYHLDNTPLAVVQWDAQFRVKRWSNMAENIFGWKEVEVASFHPFAWDFVYQDDIQRVSEVMDDLLGKKVTRNISFNRNYTKDGRVVYCEWYNSILFDEEGKLLSVLSLVLDVTKNVELAETISLKQPIANTGLDVLKDAYIITNINYRVTYLNYQASKLTGFTNKNAKGCQLDEVFRLRNKSIQNIIETSKPINNLLSFGYDYWLTCTQQQTYQVEFIVIGLYTNNQVLKGYLLIFNNLQRNNSLISQFKYQVERDQVTGLYNRSFFLQELDKAIASVKNSNISHCFCYLDLDRFQIINNTCGHIAGDQLLQQLSQILLQELGHHAIIARLGGDEFGILLLYYDVETAQNLIRQIRDKIKNFNFIYSETIFRISASFGLIEINQNSSDSILILSAADAACLAAKEKGRNKIQVYQNSDLVLTTMRSDRQWTIRVNQAIKEQRFCLYQQKIETAKYQSKQPQIAEILVRMIGEDGRIITPLNFIPAAERYGLMTDIDCLVIKMLEEYSRNEQTNNYYLINLSATTIGEEIFLSFLEDIFTNQYLKPESICFEITETAAINNIQQAIKFIKKLKNLGCQFALDDFGTGMSSFSYLKKLPIDYIKIDGSFIKNINNELNYIIVESIVKIAQLLEVKTVAEWVENDQIRDQVAAMGVDYVQGYGVESVNPLTFS; this is encoded by the coding sequence ATGAATCCCATCGATTTATTAAACTATCACCTAGATAACACCCCTTTAGCGGTTGTGCAATGGGATGCACAATTTAGGGTGAAAAGATGGTCTAATATGGCTGAGAATATCTTTGGGTGGAAAGAGGTAGAAGTAGCTAGTTTTCATCCTTTTGCTTGGGATTTTGTCTATCAAGATGACATTCAACGCGTCTCGGAAGTCATGGATGATCTCCTTGGTAAAAAGGTTACTAGAAATATCAGCTTTAATCGTAATTATACTAAAGATGGTCGCGTTGTTTATTGTGAATGGTATAATTCTATACTTTTTGATGAAGAAGGGAAATTATTATCTGTTCTCTCTTTGGTATTAGACGTTACTAAAAACGTGGAACTAGCAGAGACCATATCTCTGAAACAACCTATAGCTAATACAGGTTTGGATGTACTTAAAGACGCTTACATTATTACAAATATTAATTATCGCGTTACCTATCTCAATTATCAAGCTAGTAAATTAACAGGATTCACCAATAAAAATGCTAAAGGATGTCAATTAGATGAGGTTTTTCGTCTCAGAAATAAATCGATTCAAAATATTATTGAGACATCTAAACCCATTAATAACTTATTAAGTTTTGGTTATGATTATTGGTTAACTTGTACTCAACAACAAACCTATCAAGTAGAATTTATCGTTATTGGACTTTATACTAATAATCAAGTTTTAAAAGGTTATCTATTAATTTTTAATAATCTGCAACGTAATAACAGTTTAATCAGTCAATTTAAATATCAAGTAGAAAGGGATCAAGTCACAGGATTATATAACCGTAGTTTTTTCCTACAAGAATTAGATAAAGCGATCGCCTCTGTCAAAAATTCTAACATCTCTCACTGTTTCTGTTATTTAGACTTAGATAGATTTCAAATCATTAACAATACCTGTGGTCATATAGCAGGAGATCAACTCCTCCAACAACTCAGTCAAATATTATTACAAGAATTAGGACACCATGCTATTATAGCGCGGTTAGGTGGTGATGAGTTTGGTATTTTATTACTATATTATGATGTAGAGACTGCTCAGAATCTGATTAGACAAATTAGAGACAAAATCAAGAACTTTAATTTTATCTATTCCGAAACAATCTTTAGGATTAGTGCGAGTTTTGGGTTAATTGAAATTAATCAAAATAGTAGTGACTCTATCTTAATTTTAAGTGCTGCTGATGCAGCTTGTTTAGCAGCTAAAGAAAAAGGACGTAACAAAATTCAAGTTTATCAAAACAGCGATCTAGTGTTAACAACAATGAGGAGCGATCGCCAATGGACAATTAGAGTTAATCAAGCTATTAAAGAGCAAAGATTTTGTCTGTATCAGCAAAAAATAGAAACAGCCAAATATCAATCCAAACAACCTCAAATCGCTGAGATTTTAGTGCGAATGATTGGTGAAGATGGTAGAATAATTACACCTTTAAACTTTATTCCAGCAGCTGAAAGATACGGGTTGATGACTGATATTGATTGTTTAGTCATAAAAATGCTAGAAGAATACTCCAGAAATGAACAGACCAATAATTATTACCTGATTAACCTTTCAGCTACTACCATTGGAGAAGAAATATTTTTAAGCTTTTTAGAGGATATATTTACTAACCAGTATCTTAAACCAGAATCAATTTGTTTTGAAATTACCGAAACAGCAGCCATTAACAATATCCAACAAGCCATCAAATTTATTAAAAAATTAAAAAACCTAGGTTGTCAATTTGCTCTGGATGATTTTGGGACAGGAATGTCTTCCTTTAGCTATTTAAAAAAATTGCCCATTGATTATATCAAAATAGACGGAAGTTTTATTAAGAATATCAACAACGAACTTAACTATATTATCGTAGAGTCTATAGTAAAAATAGCGCAGTTATTAGAAGTAAAAACCGTAGCTGAGTGGGTAGAGAATGATCAGATACGTGACCAAGTAGCAGCAATGGGTGTTGATTACGTTCAGGGTTATGGAGTAGAAAGTGTCAATCCTTTAACCTTTTCTTAA
- a CDS encoding TldD/PmbA family protein yields the protein MVQVLSQNNNKVLAQEGIALISKTGCEYGDIRICRYRQQNLGTRDLSLNRLSDNVNLGFGVRVLYRGAWGFAASSIINTETIAQTVIKAVEIAKGSLLSQQQPVKLAPVEAFQDSYITPIQIDPFDISVAEKAELLLEINERILTYQDRGVKKAYGFLSFTKEEKTFASTEGSLIEQTIYRTYGGFGCTAIASGDAQSRNYECSPRNAGYENISREDLLGNVERVATEAIAKVNAPDGPSGITTDLILKPTNLWLTIHESVGHPTELDRVYGYEANFAGTSFATTDKLQKLQYGAPWINFKADRIQEQGRSTVAYDDEGVPAQEWYVVKDGILVDYLTDRETAHRLGRGSSNGCAYADSWSSLPMVRIPNLGLQPGKEGDSHTATLEEMIAETKEGILIDGIGSFSIDQQRRNFQFGGDAFWQVKNGKIVGMLKNVTYHSMTTDFWNSVEAIGPESSWQQCGTNMCGKGEPMQVAQMTHGCVPALVKNIHIGKHV from the coding sequence ATGGTACAAGTACTTAGTCAAAATAATAACAAAGTATTAGCTCAAGAGGGAATAGCATTAATCAGTAAAACTGGTTGTGAATATGGCGATATTCGTATTTGTCGATATCGTCAACAGAATTTAGGAACAAGGGATTTATCCCTAAATCGGCTTTCCGATAATGTTAATTTGGGTTTTGGAGTCAGAGTACTTTATCGGGGAGCTTGGGGTTTTGCGGCTAGTTCTATAATTAATACTGAGACGATCGCCCAAACTGTGATCAAAGCGGTAGAAATCGCTAAGGGTAGTCTTTTATCCCAACAACAACCAGTTAAATTAGCTCCTGTAGAAGCTTTTCAAGATAGTTATATCACCCCCATTCAAATCGATCCTTTTGACATATCTGTAGCCGAAAAAGCTGAGTTATTACTAGAGATTAATGAGAGAATTTTAACCTATCAGGATAGAGGTGTCAAAAAAGCTTATGGTTTTTTAAGCTTTACTAAGGAAGAGAAAACCTTCGCTTCTACAGAAGGATCATTAATCGAACAAACTATCTATCGTACTTACGGGGGTTTTGGTTGTACAGCGATCGCTTCAGGTGACGCCCAAAGTCGAAACTATGAATGTTCTCCTCGTAATGCAGGATATGAGAATATCTCCCGAGAGGATTTACTAGGGAATGTAGAGAGAGTAGCAACAGAAGCGATCGCCAAAGTTAACGCACCAGATGGACCATCGGGAATTACCACGGATTTAATCCTCAAACCAACTAATTTATGGTTAACCATTCATGAATCAGTTGGACATCCCACAGAATTAGATCGCGTCTATGGTTATGAGGCGAATTTTGCAGGGACTAGTTTTGCCACAACCGATAAGTTGCAGAAATTGCAGTATGGCGCACCTTGGATTAATTTTAAAGCGGATCGTATTCAAGAGCAAGGACGTAGTACTGTAGCTTACGATGACGAAGGAGTACCAGCCCAAGAATGGTACGTAGTCAAAGACGGTATTTTAGTAGATTATCTTACCGACAGAGAAACCGCACACCGTTTAGGGAGAGGTAGTAGCAATGGTTGCGCTTACGCTGATAGTTGGTCGAGTTTACCCATGGTGAGAATTCCTAATCTAGGTTTACAACCAGGTAAAGAGGGTGATAGTCATACCGCTACTCTTGAGGAAATGATCGCCGAAACTAAAGAAGGAATCTTGATTGATGGTATCGGTAGCTTTTCTATCGATCAACAGCGACGTAATTTCCAGTTTGGGGGTGATGCTTTCTGGCAAGTGAAAAACGGTAAAATTGTGGGAATGCTCAAAAACGTTACCTATCACTCCATGACTACCGACTTTTGGAATAGTGTAGAAGCGATCGGTCCAGAATCTAGTTGGCAACAATGCGGTACTAATATGTGTGGTAAGGGTGAACCAATGCAAGTAGCCCAAATGACCCATGGTTGCGTACCTGCGTTAGTGAAAAATATCCATATAGGTAAACACGTTTAA
- the secA gene encoding preprotein translocase subunit SecA → MLKALLGDPNARKIKKIQPIVTEINLLEEDIQKLSDDELRGKTGEFRQKLDKARNQREEAEILWEILPEAFALVRESAVRVLGLRHYDVQLIGGIVLHQGQIAEMKTGEGKTLVATLPAYLNALSGKGVHVVTVNDYLARRDAEWMGQVHRFLGLTVGLVQNDMSANERKKNYGCDITYTTNSELGFDYLRDNMATSLEEVVQRPFNYCIIDEVDSVLIDEARTPLIISGQVERPTEKYLKAAEIAEQLVKETEEEEGDYEIDEKARSVLLTDAGFAKAEQLLGVTDLYDPDNPWAHYVFNAIKAKELFIKDVNYMVRDGEVVIVDEFTGRVLSGRRWSDGLHQAVEAKERVEIQKETQTLATITYQNFFLLYPKLGGMTGTAKTEEVEFEKVYKLEVTIIPTNLPSRRQDVSDVVYKTEEAKWQAVARECIAMHQEGRPVLVGTTSVEKSEVLSKLLAQERIPHKLLNARPENVEKESEIVAQAGRKGAVTISTNMAGRGTDIILGGNSDYMARLKIREYLLPQVVKPEDDSKFSIATPALGSGRKRPQGFELGKKVKTWRASTEIFPTELSKDTEELLKAAVKLAVEEYGYQGLSELEAEEKIAIAAEKAPTDDPVIQNLRSVYNRIRKEYEHFTSKEQDEVIQLGGLYVIGTERHESRRIDNQLRGRAGRQGDPGSTRFFLSLQDNLLRIFGGDRVAGLMNAFRVEEDMPIESKVLTNSLEGAQKKVETFYYDARKQVFEYDEVMNNQRRAIYAERRRVLQGFDIKDQVLQYATQTMDEIVEAYVNPDLPPEEWDLENLVAKAKEFVYLLEDVGVKDLDDLTINEIKTFLHEEVHKAYEIKESQIEKVQPGLMRQAERFFILSQIDNLWREHLQGMEALRDSIGLRGYGQKDPLIEYKQEGYEMFLEMMIDIRRNVVYNLFKFQPQNQAQSV, encoded by the coding sequence AAGAAGCAGAAATACTCTGGGAGATCCTACCTGAAGCTTTTGCTTTAGTAAGAGAATCAGCGGTGAGAGTTTTAGGACTACGTCACTACGACGTACAGTTAATTGGGGGGATAGTCCTGCATCAAGGTCAAATAGCCGAGATGAAAACAGGAGAAGGAAAAACCCTCGTAGCAACCCTACCAGCTTATCTGAACGCGTTAAGTGGTAAAGGTGTTCACGTAGTCACCGTCAACGACTATCTAGCTAGAAGAGACGCCGAATGGATGGGACAAGTACATCGGTTTCTCGGTTTAACTGTTGGCTTAGTCCAAAATGACATGAGCGCCAATGAGCGGAAAAAGAATTATGGTTGTGACATAACTTACACAACTAACAGTGAGTTGGGTTTTGACTATCTACGGGATAATATGGCGACTTCTTTAGAAGAAGTAGTGCAAAGACCCTTTAATTATTGTATTATAGACGAGGTTGACTCTGTACTTATAGACGAAGCTAGAACACCCCTAATTATCTCAGGACAAGTAGAACGTCCCACCGAAAAATATCTCAAAGCCGCTGAAATAGCCGAACAATTAGTTAAAGAAACCGAAGAAGAAGAGGGAGACTACGAAATAGACGAAAAAGCCCGCAGCGTTTTATTAACAGATGCAGGTTTTGCTAAAGCTGAACAACTCCTAGGCGTAACCGACTTATATGACCCTGATAATCCCTGGGCACACTATGTCTTTAACGCTATTAAAGCCAAAGAATTATTTATCAAAGACGTTAACTACATGGTTAGAGATGGAGAAGTAGTTATCGTTGATGAGTTTACAGGAAGGGTGTTATCAGGAAGACGCTGGAGTGATGGTTTACATCAAGCGGTTGAAGCCAAAGAAAGAGTAGAAATCCAAAAAGAAACCCAAACTCTAGCAACTATCACTTATCAAAACTTCTTTTTACTCTACCCTAAATTAGGTGGGATGACCGGTACAGCGAAAACAGAAGAGGTAGAATTTGAAAAGGTTTATAAACTAGAAGTAACCATCATTCCTACTAATCTTCCCTCACGACGTCAGGATGTATCAGACGTAGTCTATAAAACAGAAGAAGCCAAATGGCAAGCAGTAGCTAGAGAATGCATAGCTATGCACCAAGAAGGTCGCCCAGTGTTGGTGGGAACAACTAGTGTAGAAAAATCAGAGGTACTCTCTAAACTTTTAGCCCAAGAAAGAATTCCCCATAAACTACTCAATGCGCGTCCCGAAAACGTGGAGAAAGAATCAGAAATCGTCGCCCAAGCAGGAAGAAAAGGCGCTGTCACTATCTCTACTAATATGGCTGGACGTGGAACTGATATTATCCTCGGTGGTAACTCTGATTATATGGCAAGACTCAAAATCAGAGAATATCTCTTACCCCAAGTGGTTAAACCAGAAGATGACAGCAAATTTAGTATAGCTACTCCCGCTTTAGGAAGTGGACGCAAACGCCCCCAAGGTTTTGAACTAGGGAAAAAAGTAAAAACTTGGCGCGCATCTACGGAAATTTTCCCCACAGAACTATCTAAAGATACGGAAGAATTGCTCAAAGCTGCCGTAAAGTTAGCAGTAGAAGAGTACGGCTATCAGGGTTTGTCTGAGTTAGAAGCAGAAGAAAAAATAGCGATCGCCGCCGAAAAAGCCCCCACCGATGACCCAGTCATTCAAAATCTGCGCAGCGTCTATAATCGCATTCGTAAAGAATATGAGCACTTTACCTCTAAGGAACAAGATGAGGTAATTCAATTAGGGGGATTATACGTAATAGGGACAGAACGTCACGAATCACGACGCATTGATAACCAATTACGTGGACGCGCGGGAAGACAGGGTGACCCTGGTTCAACTCGTTTCTTCTTGAGTTTACAAGATAATCTCTTGCGCATTTTTGGGGGCGATCGCGTGGCAGGTTTAATGAACGCCTTCCGCGTTGAGGAAGATATGCCTATAGAATCAAAGGTGTTAACTAACTCCCTAGAAGGTGCACAGAAAAAGGTAGAAACTTTCTACTATGATGCTCGTAAACAAGTCTTTGAATACGACGAAGTGATGAATAATCAACGTCGCGCTATCTATGCTGAACGTCGTCGTGTCTTACAAGGGTTTGATATCAAAGACCAAGTCTTACAATACGCAACCCAAACCATGGACGAAATCGTTGAGGCTTATGTTAATCCTGATCTTCCCCCAGAGGAATGGGATTTAGAAAATTTAGTGGCTAAAGCCAAGGAGTTCGTCTATCTATTAGAAGATGTAGGAGTTAAAGATTTAGACGATCTCACCATCAATGAGATTAAAACTTTTCTCCATGAAGAAGTACACAAAGCCTATGAAATCAAAGAAAGTCAGATAGAAAAAGTCCAACCTGGTTTAATGCGTCAAGCAGAAAGATTCTTTATCCTCAGTCAGATTGATAATCTCTGGCGAGAACATCTTCAAGGTATGGAGGCACTACGAGATTCCATCGGTTTACGAGGTTATGGACAAAAAGATCCTCTGATTGAATATAAACAGGAGGGTTATGAGATGTTTTTAGAGATGATGATCGATATTCGTCGTAATGTAGTTTACAATCTCTTTAAATTCCAACCCCAAAATCAAGCTCAAAGTGTCTAA